The Arachidicoccus terrestris genome includes the window AATGCTCTGACAAAATTCCATTAAATACACATTTGAGACAATCCTCTAAAAACAGGCTTTTCCCGCCCTCCCCTGAAGGGGGGATTTTATCGAATTGCTTGGCCGGATCATATTTTTTGAGGAAATTTATGTAACTAAATACGAACCGGAACAGCAATCAAACCGTCATACATGCGCAATATCCTTTTTACATCGTTTCTCGTTGCAATATTGGTCTGTAGCATTTCAGGGAGGGGCACCGCGCAAAATCGATATATAGATAGCCTGAAAAATGAGTTGGACAAAAGGGATCTGCCGGACAGCAGTCGCCTGAAAATTCTGTTGGATTTAGGCAACAATCTGTATCTGTCCAACAAACCAGAAGCCTCAAAGTATTTTTGGCAGGTTTTCCAGCTGGCCCGAAATAATAGAAATGACTATTATCAGGGAGAGGCACTGAGTGGTCTTGGGAATACCTGTTATGAAAGAAGTGAGTATGACAGCGCTATGTACTATTATCACCTTGCTGATAGCCTGTACGCCACTGACCCCTCAGAAATGGCTAGGGAATCAAGTGCCTCTAATAAAGCAAGCATGGGTAATATTGAAGTCATGCGCAACAACTATGAGACCGCTATGCAGTATTTTACGGAGGGAATTGCGATTATGAAAAACAGCGCCGCCGACAACAAATGGCAAGTAATCGGTAATCTATATGCAGACATTGGCAATATCTATAATGATATGGATCAGACGGATAAGGCGTTAACATACGATTTAAAGGCACTGGAGTCCCATAAAAAGCAATCAGAGAATTACTTGCTGACAGGCATGCTGGAACTGTATGTCGCCAGTGATTATACAAGTCTCAGAAAAATGGAGCAAGCCCGGACGCATCTGACGCAGGCCAGCCATATCGCCAAACAGCTGAATGCACCTGCATTTTATTACAGCCTCTATAGCGAATGGGGTCGGTATTATCAAAGGTCTTCCTTGTTGCCCCAAGCGGCTGACAGCTTCCAAAAATCGCTGAAGTTCGCCAAACAAAAAGGAAGCAAATTTGATATCATGACGGCCAATAAAATGATGGGATATGTACTGCGTGACATGAAAGACTACCAGAAAAGCGCCGATGCATTGTTAAATGCATTTCGCCTTGTAAAAGAGCTTAACAATATCAGGCAGAAAGCTGAAATACTTAAAAATCTTGCATTAGTGGAAGCGAAACTGCACCATGACCACGATGCAGTACAATACTATCAGCAATATTTAGAACTCAATGATCGTCTGAATCAGTCTGAGATGCAAAGAAAAATCAATGAAATAGAAAACAAATATCAGAACAGGCAAAAGACAGACAGCATAATAGTACTGCAAAAATCAGCACAAGTTCAGCGGTTGGAGCTCCACAGAAAGAAAGCCATCAATATTTTCCTTGTGGTCGGTTGTGGTATACTGCTGTTTTTTGCCGGATTGATTTACATTAATTTCAAAAGAAAGAATCAGCTGCTTAAACAGTCTGAGGTATTGCAAAAACAAGAGGTTGCCGAGTTACAGAAAGCACAACAAATTGTAGCTATGCAATCAGTTCTTAAAGGGCAAGAACAGGAACGAAGTCGTCTGGCACGTGACCTGCACGACGGTGTTGGAGGTTTATTGTCAGTCATAAAATTATCGTTATCAGGTATGAAAGGAAATGTGTTTTTACCAGAAGAAAGTGCTCAGTCGATCAACAACATCATTACCCAATTAGATCAGTCCATTGGTGAACTACGAAGAGTTTCACATAATATGATGCCTGAAGCGCTCATCAAATATGGGCTGAAAGAGGCGCTGGAAAATTACTGCAGTAATCTTAATTTCAGCGGCAAGATAAAGGTGCAATTACAGACCTATGGTATGGAGCAGCGCATGGAGCAAAGCACAGAGATTATTCTGTACCGCATCATACAGGAACTATTGAACAATATTATAAAACATGCACAGGCAAAAAGTGCGCTGGTTCAGATTGTCCGTACTGGTGACCGGTTCAGTCTTACGGTGGAGGACGACGGCAAGGGGTTCGATATAGCGGCTGCCGAAGGCGGCAATAACGCAGGGCTGGCCAATATCAGGGCTCGTGCGGCTTATCTTGGCGGTACTGTGGACATACAATCCTCTCCCGAAAAGGGAACTTCTGTAAATGTTGAAGGTGAATGTAGTTGACAGTGGCGAACAGTGTCCCCAAATTGTCGTCCAATATGGAATGCATGATACCAGATCATTATATTTATGCGTGTCTGACATGGTCAAAATAAAGGGACGCGGCTCCCAGAATAGCACCATTTTGTATCCGGGAAGGGTAAACCTGTATTTTTTGTAATATACCCGGAAAATCAAAATCCTGCATGGCTTCGAACATTTGTTGTTTAAACAGGTCAAATGCCTGACTGACCGTTCCTCCTAGTACAATCATATCGGGATCATAACTGTACATCGTAATTTTAATGGCCTGTCCCAGGTGAAAACCGAACTCTTTATATAAGTCCAGTGCCGATGGATCGCCTTCCAGGGCTTTTTTATAATGCGCTTTACCATCTAACCCGTTTTTATTAAAGAAAGCGCCACTTACATAGCGTTCGAGATTCGCATCCAGATATGGCAGGCAGCCGATTTCTCCTGCTCCACAATTAGGGCCGCAGTATAACTTCCCGTTCAAGATCAGCCCCGCGCCCAATCCTGTACCCAAGGTTAACCCTACTAATGAGAAAGCCTCATCGGACACGGAAGACGAAAGAAAAGGGGTATTAGATAGCGTAATATCATGTTTTTCTGAATATTGAGATGGGTGTATGGGTTTATTTCTACCCTCTCCAAAATAATATTCACCTAAAGCAAAGGCGTTAGCATCATTATTAACCAATGCCAGAACGCCAAATTTCTCAGAGATAAGTCTGCCAAGCGGCAGCTCTTTACAGGCAGGTATGTGTTGTACATCATAAACAATACCATTGAGGGTATCGACAA containing:
- a CDS encoding ATP-binding protein, with product MRNILFTSFLVAILVCSISGRGTAQNRYIDSLKNELDKRDLPDSSRLKILLDLGNNLYLSNKPEASKYFWQVFQLARNNRNDYYQGEALSGLGNTCYERSEYDSAMYYYHLADSLYATDPSEMARESSASNKASMGNIEVMRNNYETAMQYFTEGIAIMKNSAADNKWQVIGNLYADIGNIYNDMDQTDKALTYDLKALESHKKQSENYLLTGMLELYVASDYTSLRKMEQARTHLTQASHIAKQLNAPAFYYSLYSEWGRYYQRSSLLPQAADSFQKSLKFAKQKGSKFDIMTANKMMGYVLRDMKDYQKSADALLNAFRLVKELNNIRQKAEILKNLALVEAKLHHDHDAVQYYQQYLELNDRLNQSEMQRKINEIENKYQNRQKTDSIIVLQKSAQVQRLELHRKKAINIFLVVGCGILLFFAGLIYINFKRKNQLLKQSEVLQKQEVAELQKAQQIVAMQSVLKGQEQERSRLARDLHDGVGGLLSVIKLSLSGMKGNVFLPEESAQSINNIITQLDQSIGELRRVSHNMMPEALIKYGLKEALENYCSNLNFSGKIKVQLQTYGMEQRMEQSTEIILYRIIQELLNNIIKHAQAKSALVQIVRTGDRFSLTVEDDGKGFDIAAAEGGNNAGLANIRARAAYLGGTVDIQSSPEKGTSVNVEGECS
- a CDS encoding ROK family protein; translated protein: MDDSITDGEQLQSRPDGTPSALKGGGVIGIDFGATQLRAAIVTEHGVGTIEKRATPNRGNADDVWRSLAELIQSVIDQNEGRMPAAICVGVPSVVDTLNGIVYDVQHIPACKELPLGRLISEKFGVLALVNNDANAFALGEYYFGEGRNKPIHPSQYSEKHDITLSNTPFLSSSVSDEAFSLVGLTLGTGLGAGLILNGKLYCGPNCGAGEIGCLPYLDANLERYVSGAFFNKNGLDGKAHYKKALEGDPSALDLYKEFGFHLGQAIKITMYSYDPDMIVLGGTVSQAFDLFKQQMFEAMQDFDFPGILQKIQVYPSRIQNGAILGAASLYFDHVRHA